CGGCACCTTCTCCGATCACTACATCAGCAACTTTATCTGAAATGATAACGCCGCCAATAGGCAAATAACCTGAAGACATTCCTTTAGCGATAGTAATCATGTCTGGTTTTAAATCAAAGTATTCACTCGCGAACCATTCGCCTGTACGACCAAAACCTGAAATAACTTCGTCTAAAATAAAGAGAATATCGTACTTGGCTAGAATTCTTTTAATTTCAGGCCAGTAGCTATCTGGAGGTGTTATAACCCCACCAGCACCTTGGAAAGGTTCTGCAATAAAAGCAGCAACGTTCTCTTCGCCTACTTCTAATATTTTAGCTTCCAATGATTGGGCTGCTTTAAGTCCAAATTCATCTTGAGACAAATCGCCACCTTCAGCAAACCAATAAGGTTGATCAACATGCACAATACCATCAATAGGTAAGTCACCTTGTTCATGCATATAACCCATTCCACCTAGGCTTGCCGCAGCAACAGTAGAACCATGATACGCATTTTTACGACTGATAAAGGTTTTCTTCGTTGGTTTGCCTTTTAAGTCCCAGTATCTACGCACCATTCTAAAGTTTGTGTCATTCGCATCAGAGCCTGAGCCAGTAAAAAATACTTTATTCATATGAGCAGGCGCAAGAGAAGCTATTTTTGCTGCCAGGTTAGTTGCTGGTGCCGTGGTTGTTTTAAAGAACAAGTTGTAATAAGGCAGTTCTGTCATTTGTTGACTTGCTGCTTCAACGAGCTCTTTACGACCATAACCAATATTTACACACCACAAACCCGCCATACCATCGAGATATTTTTTACCATTATCTTCATAGATATAAACACCTTCCGCTTTAGATATTAATTTAATACCTTTTTCTGCTAGCTCTTTATTATCACTAAATGGTTGAAAGTGATGTGCTGTATTTTTCTGCTGAAATTCTGATTTCATAACATAACCTTTTAATTTTTATTATAAATTATCCGCTCTATGAGAGCGGTCTGTTTAAAACGTTTTTTAAAAATTACACTCTACTTAGCAAGCTCTTTGAACATGTTTTCGAACGCATCTAAGCCTTCTGTTAATACTTCATCTGTGATGGTTAGTGGTGGTAAGAAACGGATAACATTTCCGTAAAAACCACACGCAAGCAATACCAAACCATTTTTAGCCGCATGAGCGATAATCGCTTGGGTTAATTCAGTATTTGGTTGCTCTGCATCACCGTTTTGGATTAATTCCATGGCAATCATTGAACCTTGATTACGTACTTCTAAAACTAGTTCAGGGAATGCCGTTTTTAACTGGCTTAAACGGTGGTTAAATTGTTCACCAATGTGTGCTGAACGCTCAACTAAACTTTCTTCTTCGATAATATCTAAAACCGCTAAAGCTGCAGCACAAGCGACAGGAGAACCACCATAAGTTCCGCCTAAACCACCTGGCAATGGTGCATCCATCACTTCACTTTTACCCACAACGGCTGCGATTGGGAAACCACCCGCAATGCCTTTTGCCATGGTCATTAAATCTGCTTCAACCCCTGAATGTTCAAAAGCAAACATTTTACCGGTACGGCCAAAGCCCGTTTGGATCTCATCAGCAATTAACATAATTCCATGCTGATCACAGAGTTGACGTAAGGCTTGCAAAAATTCAGTAGGTGCCGCATAAAAACCGCCCTCACCTTGTACAGGTTCAACAATAATGGCTGCAACATCGCTAGGTGCGATATCGACTTTAAATAAATTCTCTAGGGCTTTTAACGATTGCTTAACCGTAATGTCATGGCATTCGATTGGGAATGGGGCATGAAAAATATCACCAGGAAATGGGCCAAATAAGTTTTTATAAGGTGTGATTTTACCTGTTAGCGCCATGGTTAAGTTGGTACGTCCGTGAAAACCACCATTAAAGGCAATAACACCACGACGACCAGTATGGGCACGAGCAATTTTCACACAGTTCTCAACGGCTTCAGCACCTGTTGAAACAAATATCGCTTTTTTCTCAGAATCACCAGGGGCGATATCGATTAGTTTTTCTGCTAATTCAACAGCAACTTCATAAGGGTTAACCATGACACAAGTATGACTAAATTTATCTAACTGTGCTTTTGCAGCAGCGACAACTTTTGGGTGACTATGACCGGTATTACACACCGCAATACCCGCACCAAAGTCGATATAGCGATTACCTTCTACATCCCATATTTCTGAGTTTTCTGCACGCTCTACATACACTGGATACATATTGCCTTGGCCACGAGCGATCACTTTAGTCTTTCTGTTTTGT
The DNA window shown above is from Colwellia psychrerythraea 34H and carries:
- a CDS encoding aspartate aminotransferase family protein, which translates into the protein MKSEFQQKNTAHHFQPFSDNKELAEKGIKLISKAEGVYIYEDNGKKYLDGMAGLWCVNIGYGRKELVEAASQQMTELPYYNLFFKTTTAPATNLAAKIASLAPAHMNKVFFTGSGSDANDTNFRMVRRYWDLKGKPTKKTFISRKNAYHGSTVAAASLGGMGYMHEQGDLPIDGIVHVDQPYWFAEGGDLSQDEFGLKAAQSLEAKILEVGEENVAAFIAEPFQGAGGVITPPDSYWPEIKRILAKYDILFILDEVISGFGRTGEWFASEYFDLKPDMITIAKGMSSGYLPIGGVIISDKVADVVIGEGADFNHGYTYSGHPVAAAVALKNIEILESEGIVDQVKSEISPYLQQRWQELADHPIVGEARGLGMVAAIELVKDKATKERLAPNAAGGGVCRDYSMDNGLIMRSCGDIMVISPPLVITKAEIDELIEKAKKTLDDTARFYNLI
- the gabT gene encoding 4-aminobutyrate--2-oxoglutarate transaminase, translating into MTTSNQELQNRKTKVIARGQGNMYPVYVERAENSEIWDVEGNRYIDFGAGIAVCNTGHSHPKVVAAAKAQLDKFSHTCVMVNPYEVAVELAEKLIDIAPGDSEKKAIFVSTGAEAVENCVKIARAHTGRRGVIAFNGGFHGRTNLTMALTGKITPYKNLFGPFPGDIFHAPFPIECHDITVKQSLKALENLFKVDIAPSDVAAIIVEPVQGEGGFYAAPTEFLQALRQLCDQHGIMLIADEIQTGFGRTGKMFAFEHSGVEADLMTMAKGIAGGFPIAAVVGKSEVMDAPLPGGLGGTYGGSPVACAAALAVLDIIEEESLVERSAHIGEQFNHRLSQLKTAFPELVLEVRNQGSMIAMELIQNGDAEQPNTELTQAIIAHAAKNGLVLLACGFYGNVIRFLPPLTITDEVLTEGLDAFENMFKELAK